Sequence from the Alkalibacter saccharofermentans DSM 14828 genome:
TTTCTGAAAGGCTTAAGATAAGAGAAAACCTCGTAGTGCGCTGCCTTGAATGTATTGCCGTCAGGAATAATCGATTTTTGAATGTTTTGAGCAAATTCAAGCTGCTTGCTGAAAATATCGTTTTTATACTGCAGCTCTTTATTCAGCTCAATGGCCATTGAAGCTTTTGAAGCCAAGGTTGCTATCATGTCAACAGTGTTTACCGCTTCGCCGTTTTCATTTATGGTTCCCTTTTTAAACAGCTCTGCTTCAAACCTGCACACCTCATCTCCAAGTCCCCAGCACTTGGTTTCCGTAACAACTACATCCATATCCATGATCCTTGTAAGCCCACCCGCTATAAAGCCGGATTCGAAGGAACAAAGCGCCTCACCGATATTGGGCATACCTGAACAAACAGCACATTCATCCTCTTCGAATATTATCTTATTTCCCTCCATGCTGACAAGCCTGGTTATTCCTATCATCAACTTATTGAGATAATCTATCAAATCGTTGATTTCCATGATCGCAAATGAAGAAAGGGCAATGTTTTTGCCCGCCTGGTATAAGATGGATGCGGATAATTTGCCCCCGTAGGTTTCTCTAAGGGCAAGACGCATAATCCTCATATATAACAAATCTATATTTGGCCCTAAATCACTTCGAATAGGGCAACTTATGTCATCTATAGAAAGCTGTATCTGGCTATCCATTTCCTGCAGTTGATGGTTAATTACGTTTTTAAAATCCTTTAAAAATGCCTCGTTCAACCCGCAACCTCCTTTTATCTCTTTTGAATATTATAGTACAATATTTAACATTTTACTATGTTTTATTTTATATTACTGCATCTTAACCAGCCTTTAGCATGTATACAATATATTTTAATAGTTCGTTTGTATTCCCCCAGCTTTAGCTATATAATAAAAGAAAAGCGAAAGAGGTGTCTAAAATGGTTCGAATCGTCTCAGGTCCAAAAGGCAGCGGAAAGACTAAAAGAATGATCGATTATGCCAATGACAGCAGTGCCACTAGCGAAGGTGAAATCGTTTTTATCAATGACAGGGAGAAATACCGTGTCAAATTGGACAACCACATCCGTTATGTCAATGTCGATGATTTCTTCATTAAATCTCCTGACGTCTTCTTTGGTTTTCTCAATGGTTTAATTGCAGAAAACTACGATGTCAAAACCGTCTATATAGATAACGTTCTTAGAATTATAAACCTGGATAATATCAATCAACTTGAAGATTTGTTTTCTAATTTAAGAAAGCTTGAAGATAAATATGATGTGGAGTTTGTACTTAGCGTCTGCGCAGAAGATTCGGAAATTCCGGAATTCATGAAAGAAGCAGTCTGCTGATACTCCCCTAATTGCAGGAAGGTTTTCGCATAGGCGACAACCTTCCTTTTAATTTATATGTTTTTCAGTAAAAGTCCTTATGCACTTTACCAAAATCCATATCCTCTTCAGTATATTCAGGTTTAATTTCGTCTCCGTATCCAATGGTTATCACACATTCCACTGCAAACCCTTCCGGTATCCCCAATAGCTCCTTTAGATATTCTTCCGAACCGGTATCTCCATCCATTTCTCTTAGGCGTGTCTGAATCCAGCAGCTTCCCAGCCCCAAACTCCTAGCGACAAGTTGAATCGTATATGCGGCAATGGAGCAATCCTCTACCCATACATCGCATTT
This genomic interval carries:
- a CDS encoding SpoIIE family protein phosphatase, whose product is MNEAFLKDFKNVINHQLQEMDSQIQLSIDDISCPIRSDLGPNIDLLYMRIMRLALRETYGGKLSASILYQAGKNIALSSFAIMEINDLIDYLNKLMIGITRLVSMEGNKIIFEEDECAVCSGMPNIGEALCSFESGFIAGGLTRIMDMDVVVTETKCWGLGDEVCRFEAELFKKGTINENGEAVNTVDMIATLASKASMAIELNKELQYKNDIFSKQLEFAQNIQKSIIPDGNTFKAAHYEVFSYLKPFRKVGGDFYDLFNLENGKFGIAIADMAGHGIDAAMITSMVKLILTHCSKSEGVLENPAEVMEYVEEDINEVVPNNYFSMIYMVLDPVKQSIKYSNAGHPTPILYRKKQNLIQLLKANMPLVGLNKYMPDQESVQNSVLYEPGDQLFLYTDGIPETRNMKGEFFNINRMLDIIRSAEGAPVESVCKEIIKKTKGFRSSLSQDDDICLIGIQL
- a CDS encoding nitroreductase family protein, with amino-acid sequence MYKELKTYRSIRKYKDKPVEREKLDDIIKSALIAPSSRNRKPWEFILVQDKKVLNAISRCKPHGASFAKDAPAAVVVLADPKKCDVWVEDCSIAAYTIQLVARSLGLGSCWIQTRLREMDGDTGSEEYLKELLGIPEGFAVECVITIGYGDEIKPEYTEEDMDFGKVHKDFY